The window CCCGGTGAGAGCGAGGCCCACGGCCGCGTTCGTGACGCCGAAGTCGGCCATGATCGCGGGCACCAGCGGACTGATCGCTAACCGGGCGACCATCGTCGCGAGCAGGGCGAACGTACACAGCGTGAGGACGGTGTGGCGATAGGGCCACCGCCTCGAGGCGGTCGTCATCGACGTCGACTCCTTTCGGTTACGTGTTCTGGGGGAACGCCAAGGGTGTATCGTTCGCGGAACCGGCGGTGAGTACTCACGAGCGGGGTGTACGTCTGGCGAAATTCGAATGGAGCACACGAAACGTTCGCGGCTCGAGGGTACACCAACGGTTGACCACCTCCGGTGTGGTATAGTAACAACTGAAACGATTTATACGCCGATCGCGGACACGTTTTGCGATAGGACGTGTATTGACTTTCAGTGGCTACTATAGTTCACTCCACGCTGGAACTACCAAGCCGTGATTTCATCCGACACGGCGGAGATATCCGACAATATGAGTGACTCACATTCCTCGTTCGGAGAGCGGATCCGCAGTTCCCAGGACGGATCCCCCGAGGCCGCAGGCAGGGTCGATCCACGTGCACTCGGTCTCACGGCCGGGATCGTGTGGGGTTCAGCGGTCGCCTTCTTCGAACTCGCAGCCGGGACGCGGTACGGTGAGCGCTGGCGACTGTTGCTGGCCGATCTCTACCCAGGGTACAGCCACGAACCGGGCGATCTCGTCTGGGGAACGGTTCTGGGGTTCATCGACGCCTTCGTTCTTGGGTACCTGTTCGGAAGGCTGTACAATCGCCTGGCGAAATGAACGATCCATCCGGTTTCGGCTGCATCGCCACGAGAATACGGGTTTTGACTGAATTGGCACTGCTCGGTTCATAACGGCTGCGTGCCAAAGCTGTCCCTCGAGTCGAAACCGACTACAGAGAACGCTCGCCCCACCTGATCCCAGTCTGGCTCAGGCGAACAGTTGCCGCGCGCTGTCGATCGCATCCACCAGCGCGTCAATCTCCTCGCGGGTGTTGTAGACGTAAAACGATGCGCGGGCCGAGGCGGCGACTCCCAACTTGTCGTGTAGCGGCTGCGTACAGTGGTCGCCCGCCCGGATCGCCACCGCGTGGTCGTTCATGATCGAGGCCAGGTCGTGGGCGTGGACGGATGCGAGGTTGAAGCTCACCAGCCCGCCCCGGTCGGGCCCTGGTTCGGGGCCGTAGATGTCGACGTCACCCTCGGCGGCCAGTCGCTCGTAGGCGTAGGCCGCCAGCTCCTCCTCGTGGACGCGAACGCGCTCCATCCCGATCTCCTTGAGGTAGTCGATCGCGGCCTCGAGGCCGACGGCTTCGGCGATCGGCGGCGTACCGGGTTCGAACTTCCAGGGGAGTTCGGCCCAGGTGGAGTCCTCGAAGGTTACCTTCTCGATCATGCCGCCGCCGTAGAGGTACGGGGTGAGCGCCTCGAGCAGTTGTCGCTTGCCGTAGAGGACGCCGATGCCGGTGGGGCCGGCCATCTTGTGGCCCGAGAACGCGTAGAAGTCGGCGTCGATGGCCTGGACGTCGACGGGACGGGTCGGGACGGCCTGGGCACCGTCGACGAAGATGTAGGCGTCGTGGTCGTGGGCGATATCGGCCAGATCGGCCACGGGGTTGACCGTACCGAGCGTGTTCGAGACGTGGACGACGCTCACCATGGCGGTGTCGTCGGTGATACACTCGCGGGCGTGCTCCATGTCGAGGCGGCCGTCCTCGCCGACCCGGATGTACTTCACGTCCGCGCCGGTGCGGTTGGCGATCTGTTGCCACGTCACGAGGGAGGCGTGATGTTCCATCTCCGTGAGGACGACCTCGTCGCCGGGGCCGAGTTCCTGGAGGCCCCAGGAGTAGGCGACCAGGTTCTCGCTCTCGGTGGTGTTTTTCGTGAAGATGACTTCCTCACGACCGTCAGCCCCGATGAATTCGGCGACCCGGTCGTGGGCCTCCTCGTAGCGAATAGACGCCTCCTGACTGAGGTGGTGGATGCCCCGATGGACGTTCGAATTGTACTGGCGGTAGTACTCGCTCATGGCGTCGACGACTTGATCGGGCGTGTGGGTCGTCGCTGCGTTGTCGAGATAGACGAGTTGATTCCCGGCAAACTCGCGCTCGAGGATCGGGTAGTCGTCCCGAATCTGCGCGACGTCGAGGGGCTCGACCTGCTGATGGCTCATTGTGTACTACGAGGAACCGGAGACAAAACACTCCTTCGGTCGTTTCCGCGTTTACCGGTGTCGATGACGAGGACTTGGGGTGTTGACGACGAGGAGGTTCGCGGATTTACACACCCGATCAGGCGTCGACCTCGAGCAACCGCGCGCCACAGTCGTCGCAGGTGATCGCGTACACCTCGTAGGAGCGACAGCAGGATTCGACGGTGTCGGTGTCGATCGAGATATCACCATCACAGTCGGGACAGAACTCGAGGAACGCGCGCATCCCGTTGGCGAGCTGGCTTCGCTGGTCGAGCGGATACGCCTCCCAGTCGGGCAGGCGCTCGCCGAGCACCTCGAGGGCGGCGAGGTCGGCGACGAGCGCCGGCGGTGACTCCCAGTGGGCCATGAACTGACCGTCGACGTGAACTCTGACGTGGTCGCCGCTATGGGGACTTGTCACGGCGACGCTCTCTGGATCGGTCTCGAGGAAGGCCGCGAGTTCTCGTTCGCGGTCGCCGTCGCGAACGGCGTGCATCCGCGCCCGCCACATCGCTTCGACGTCTTCGTCGAGACAGAGGTCGTCGCGGTCAGCACACGGTTCGACGACGTCGGCCTCGAGCAACACTGCTTCTGGATCGAGTCGGCTCTCTCGGTCTTGCATCGGATCGGGGCCGTGTTCGGACTGTTGTTTGGCCTCGAGGCCGTCACCGTCGACGCCGTAACCGGGTGGCGCCTTTTCGAACTTCGCCAGTACCCAGTCGGGGAAGTACCGTTTCGTGAGCGTCGGCGTTCCGGGGATCAGGTAGCCCCGGAAGTAGATCGCGAGTATCGAGAGGACGAAGGCCGCGACGCCGATCGGTGGCGAGACGATACCGATCGCGACGCTACCGATTGCGGCGATGACGACGTTGACCGAGGTACACGGGATACATCGGTTCTCGCCGGTGTACTCCGGCTGGCGTACCCGTTCGAGCGCTCGAGCGAGACCTGATTGCATATCTGTGGGGTTCGACGGTATGATAAAAAGCACATCGGTATTGCAGGCTGCTATCACAGACCGTGTTCTCGTTTCGTCGTTCCTATCGGGCCACAATCCGGTACACCGACGGGGGAACCGTTTTTCTCCCCTCCCAACGAGTATCACGACGACGCGTGCATTCGATGGATCCGGCGTCGGCGTTCGCCATCCTCGCCGACGAGACGCGACTCGCCATCCTTCGAGCGGTTGCCGAGGCTGAACGGGAGGCACAATCGTTAACCGGAACGCCGACGCTCTCCTTCTCGGAACTCTACGACCGGGTCGACGTCTCGAACTCCTCCCGGTTCGCCTACCACCTCGAGCAACTCACGGGTACGTACCTCCGAAAAACCGACGACGGCTACGCGTTCACCTACGCCGGCGAGCGTGTCGTTCGGACGATCATCTCTAATTCCTACAGCGAACCGGCCACGTTCGATCCCGTCGCCGTCGCCGGTCGCTGTCCCACCTGTCGAGAGCGCCACCTCGAGGCGCGAGCCGAGGCTGTCCAGTTACGGATCCGCTGTACGGGTTGCGGGCAGGGCGTCGGTTCCCATCCGCTGACGCCCGCGCTGGTCGTCGACCGCGACCCGCAGGAAATCGTCGACACCGTCGACCGAAACATGCGAGCGATGGCGGTTCGCATGCAGGCGGGTATCTGTGACGAGTGTGGCGGGGCGCTCGAGCAGGCCGTTCACGAGACCGAGATCGTCGAGAACGACCCCTACCTGGTCGTGTGTCGATGTCGGCAGTGCTGGATGCGTTTTACGATGCCGCTGTCGATGCAGGTACTCGTCCACCCGGCGACGACGTCGTTCTACTGGGAGCGCGGTATCGACGTTCGAACCCGGTCGTTCCGGTGGCTGCTCGACGCGCTGGCCGAGGATCGCTGGTGCGTCGATCCAATCGACGAGCAAAATGCCGCGGGCGACGGCACGTATCGCGTCACGATCCGAGAGCAGGGCGACGAACTACGCGTCGTCCTCGAGTCGGATCTCACCGTGGTGCAGGCCACGCGTGTCGTCAGCGATCGAGGACGACGTAACTGATACGAGGTGAACGATACGCAGTCGACGACCGCGGAGTGACG of the Natronosalvus vescus genome contains:
- a CDS encoding bacteriophage holin, encoding MSDSHSSFGERIRSSQDGSPEAAGRVDPRALGLTAGIVWGSAVAFFELAAGTRYGERWRLLLADLYPGYSHEPGDLVWGTVLGFIDAFVLGYLFGRLYNRLAK
- a CDS encoding aminotransferase class V-fold PLP-dependent enzyme — protein: MSHQQVEPLDVAQIRDDYPILEREFAGNQLVYLDNAATTHTPDQVVDAMSEYYRQYNSNVHRGIHHLSQEASIRYEEAHDRVAEFIGADGREEVIFTKNTTESENLVAYSWGLQELGPGDEVVLTEMEHHASLVTWQQIANRTGADVKYIRVGEDGRLDMEHARECITDDTAMVSVVHVSNTLGTVNPVADLADIAHDHDAYIFVDGAQAVPTRPVDVQAIDADFYAFSGHKMAGPTGIGVLYGKRQLLEALTPYLYGGGMIEKVTFEDSTWAELPWKFEPGTPPIAEAVGLEAAIDYLKEIGMERVRVHEEELAAYAYERLAAEGDVDIYGPEPGPDRGGLVSFNLASVHAHDLASIMNDHAVAIRAGDHCTQPLHDKLGVAASARASFYVYNTREEIDALVDAIDSARQLFA
- a CDS encoding winged helix-turn-helix domain-containing protein, giving the protein MDPASAFAILADETRLAILRAVAEAEREAQSLTGTPTLSFSELYDRVDVSNSSRFAYHLEQLTGTYLRKTDDGYAFTYAGERVVRTIISNSYSEPATFDPVAVAGRCPTCRERHLEARAEAVQLRIRCTGCGQGVGSHPLTPALVVDRDPQEIVDTVDRNMRAMAVRMQAGICDECGGALEQAVHETEIVENDPYLVVCRCRQCWMRFTMPLSMQVLVHPATTSFYWERGIDVRTRSFRWLLDALAEDRWCVDPIDEQNAAGDGTYRVTIREQGDELRVVLESDLTVVQATRVVSDRGRRN